In Aureibaculum algae, the following are encoded in one genomic region:
- a CDS encoding GIY-YIG nuclease family protein: protein MAKTEYSVYVIELSKRVFTDNRRFRAANPQFNGVLQCLYVGMTSKTPEDRFKQHKTGYRNKKGHKLSSNIVEKYGMYLRPSLYNHINPIKTRAEALKMEAQLALELRRMCYAVWYN from the coding sequence ATGGCTAAAACAGAATATAGTGTATATGTGATAGAGCTATCTAAACGTGTTTTTACCGATAATAGAAGGTTTAGAGCTGCCAACCCACAATTTAATGGCGTACTCCAATGTCTTTATGTGGGTATGACAAGTAAGACTCCTGAAGACCGTTTCAAACAACACAAAACTGGCTATAGAAATAAAAAAGGGCATAAACTATCTTCAAATATTGTTGAAAAATATGGTATGTATTTGCGTCCCAGTTTATACAATCATATAAACCCTATAAAAACAAGAGCTGAGGCCTTAAAAATGGAAGCACAATTGGCGTTGGAACTAAGAAGAATGTGTTATGCCGTTTGGTATAATTGA
- a CDS encoding SatD family protein yields MKTVITGDLIDSTNYPPQHLDAILNVVNTEFEYFRTAYDADFKIFRGDSFQGVVLDSSRALEVVLTVKTAVNKIPTKNKKISGLTDFRIAIGIGNINLKRESILESNGEAFHFSGRTLDSMKGDYPRLLLKTADENLNDEFNVHFALLDSVTSKWSVASAEVAYYLLKGKKETEVAEILGINQSAVNHRKKAANWDAVALLLQRYKSAIGNYTNT; encoded by the coding sequence ATGAAAACCGTAATTACAGGAGACTTAATAGACTCTACCAACTATCCACCACAGCATTTAGATGCGATACTTAATGTGGTAAATACAGAATTTGAATACTTTAGAACTGCCTATGATGCGGATTTTAAAATATTCAGAGGCGATAGTTTTCAGGGCGTTGTGTTAGATTCTTCACGAGCTTTAGAAGTGGTGCTTACGGTAAAGACAGCCGTTAATAAAATTCCAACAAAAAATAAGAAAATAAGTGGATTAACAGATTTTAGAATTGCTATAGGTATTGGTAATATTAATTTAAAAAGAGAATCAATTTTAGAATCTAATGGCGAAGCGTTCCATTTTTCAGGAAGAACATTAGATAGTATGAAAGGAGATTATCCACGTTTACTATTAAAAACGGCTGATGAAAATTTAAACGATGAGTTTAATGTGCATTTCGCTTTGTTAGATAGTGTTACTAGTAAATGGAGTGTTGCATCTGCTGAGGTGGCTTATTATTTACTAAAAGGTAAAAAAGAAACGGAGGTAGCAGAAATACTAGGTATAAATCAATCTGCGGTTAATCATCGGAAAAAAGCAGCCAATTGGGATGCTGTAGCCCTATTATTACAACGTTATAAGTCTGCCATTGGTAACTATACGAACACTTAA
- a CDS encoding DUF3307 domain-containing protein has protein sequence MDNILIILQLLLAHVLTDFVFQNTKMVKHKRNYKGKSWYLYAHSLLAGVLTYIILQDWNQLLIPIVIVITHFFIDLWKLHQKKDNLKYFIIDQILHLIILVIAWLYLINGFSEVLPAIATFFTSTQALAIFTGYLIVIFPVGFIIGKATERWQKEISNEEAQSSLNKAGRYIGIFERILVLTFILINNFAAIGFLIGAKSILRFSDTKGARKQTEYVLIGTLMSFAICIIIGLAIRYLVFK, from the coding sequence ATGGACAACATTCTTATCATATTGCAATTGTTATTAGCTCATGTCTTGACCGATTTTGTATTTCAAAATACTAAAATGGTGAAGCACAAACGCAATTATAAGGGCAAGTCATGGTATTTATATGCTCATAGTTTATTGGCGGGTGTATTAACCTATATAATTTTACAAGATTGGAATCAGTTGTTAATTCCAATAGTTATCGTGATCACACATTTTTTTATTGACCTATGGAAGTTACATCAAAAGAAGGATAATTTAAAGTACTTTATAATTGATCAAATTTTACATTTAATTATACTTGTTATCGCCTGGTTATACTTAATTAATGGATTTTCAGAAGTATTGCCTGCAATAGCTACATTTTTTACTTCAACACAAGCCTTAGCCATTTTCACAGGATATTTAATTGTGATATTTCCTGTGGGTTTCATTATTGGTAAAGCAACGGAGCGTTGGCAAAAGGAAATATCAAACGAAGAAGCACAAAGTAGCTTGAATAAAGCCGGGCGTTATATCGGAATTTTTGAACGTATATTGGTATTGACCTTTATTTTAATTAATAATTTTGCCGCAATAGGGTTCTTGATAGGAGCGAAGTCCATATTAAGGTTTAGTGATACAAAAGGGGCAAGAAAACAAACGGAATATGTATTAATAGGTACCTTAATGAGTTTTGCCATTTGTATTATCATAGGGTTGGCAATACGCTATTTAGTTTTCAAATAG
- a CDS encoding glyoxalase, producing the protein MNSRKEHLLSIRPIINYKVEAISEIEKFQNTTLRPILKFQNELLIAIFKAYIKRYKNAFYELPIEGKMNYIDNAVQKDAKFRNSLKGLVTGMFTLDEYQYYSENSSEISKRMMQMISERLKDQLQLFEN; encoded by the coding sequence ATGAATTCTAGAAAAGAACACTTATTAAGTATCAGACCCATCATAAATTATAAAGTCGAAGCTATTTCTGAAATAGAAAAATTTCAAAACACTACACTTAGACCCATATTAAAATTTCAGAATGAGCTCTTAATAGCCATTTTTAAAGCATATATAAAACGCTATAAAAATGCCTTTTATGAGTTACCTATTGAAGGGAAAATGAATTATATAGACAATGCAGTACAGAAAGACGCAAAATTCAGAAATTCCCTAAAGGGTTTAGTTACAGGAATGTTTACCTTAGATGAATATCAATATTACTCGGAAAATTCATCAGAAATTAGTAAAAGAATGATGCAAATGATTAGTGAAAGGTTGAAAGATCAATTACAACTATTTGAAAACTAA
- a CDS encoding acyl-CoA thioesterase: MKFHTRKWVKPEDLNPNGTLFGGRLLSWIDEEAALFTIIQLENTKVVTKRISQVDFKNSAREGDIIEIGIEVVKFGMASLTLACEVRNKMTQETILTISSIVMANLDDKGKPKAHGKTEMEYVTDRLKNK, from the coding sequence ATGAAATTTCACACTAGAAAATGGGTAAAACCTGAAGATTTAAACCCTAATGGAACCTTGTTTGGAGGAAGGCTATTGTCTTGGATAGATGAAGAAGCAGCCTTGTTTACAATTATTCAATTAGAGAATACAAAAGTAGTAACCAAACGCATATCTCAAGTAGACTTTAAAAATTCAGCCAGAGAAGGCGATATTATAGAGATAGGTATAGAAGTAGTTAAATTTGGCATGGCATCTTTAACCTTGGCATGTGAGGTTAGAAACAAAATGACACAAGAAACTATTTTAACGATCTCTAGTATTGTGATGGCAAATCTTGATGATAAGGGGAAGCCAAAAGCACATGGTAAAACAGAGATGGAATATGTTACGGATCGATTAAAAAACAAGTAA
- a CDS encoding mechanosensitive ion channel family protein, with amino-acid sequence MSNYFKWFYNILITNNVSEDVALYLNLLINLIILIVVLLLIDFILKRIIIRAFKVFTIKTKTTYDDYLVQSNFPKYIAHIIPFIILRKLIPYVLTDFEIWKNFFIKATDVYLIILMVWIFRSLLRTTKEYLKQKDYFKDKPLDSYAQVIVIFLWFVGAIFIFSEITGQSILKFLATFGAASAILLLIFRDTILGFVASIQVSINDMVRIGDWITMDNYGADGDVVEINLATVKVSNWDLTITTIPTYALISDSFKNWRGMQESGGRRIKRAFIIKTNSIKFLTDKDLKKFSKIQILTDYIAHRQSDIDKYNTEHNSDRSVIVNGRNQTNLGLFRKYCDLYLNEHSAINKDMMIMTRHLEPTSKGVPLEIYTFSKDKRWINYEHIMADIFEHLIATVSHFDLELFQEPSSKDFQELSSKFK; translated from the coding sequence ATGAGCAATTATTTTAAATGGTTTTATAATATTTTAATAACCAATAATGTATCTGAAGATGTAGCCTTATACTTAAACCTTTTGATAAATTTGATTATTTTAATCGTTGTACTCTTATTGATTGATTTTATTCTTAAAAGAATAATCATAAGGGCCTTCAAAGTTTTCACCATTAAAACTAAAACTACTTATGATGACTACTTGGTTCAAAGTAATTTTCCAAAATATATAGCTCATATTATTCCATTTATTATTCTAAGAAAATTAATTCCTTATGTTTTAACTGACTTTGAAATATGGAAAAACTTTTTTATTAAAGCTACAGATGTATATCTCATAATTTTAATGGTTTGGATTTTTAGAAGTCTTTTAAGAACTACAAAAGAATATTTAAAGCAAAAGGACTATTTTAAAGATAAACCCTTAGACAGTTACGCTCAAGTAATCGTAATATTTTTATGGTTTGTAGGAGCCATATTTATTTTTTCTGAAATTACAGGTCAAAGTATCCTTAAATTCTTAGCTACTTTTGGTGCAGCCTCTGCAATTTTGTTACTGATTTTTAGAGATACTATATTAGGTTTTGTAGCAAGTATACAAGTTTCTATCAACGATATGGTTCGTATTGGCGATTGGATAACCATGGATAATTATGGTGCCGATGGAGATGTTGTTGAAATAAATTTAGCTACAGTAAAAGTGTCTAACTGGGATTTAACAATTACTACAATACCAACTTATGCTTTAATCTCTGATTCCTTTAAAAACTGGAGAGGAATGCAAGAAAGTGGTGGTAGAAGAATTAAAAGGGCTTTTATTATTAAAACAAATAGTATTAAATTTTTAACAGATAAGGATCTGAAAAAGTTTTCAAAAATTCAAATTCTTACCGATTATATAGCTCACAGACAATCTGATATTGATAAATACAATACAGAACATAATTCAGACAGATCGGTCATTGTTAATGGCAGAAATCAAACCAATCTTGGGTTATTTAGAAAGTATTGCGATTTATATTTAAATGAGCATTCTGCAATCAATAAAGATATGATGATTATGACGCGTCATCTCGAGCCTACTTCAAAAGGGGTTCCTTTAGAAATTTATACTTTTTCAAAGGATAAAAGATGGATCAACTATGAACATATTATGGCAGATATTTTTGAACACTTGATTGCTACTGTTTCCCATTTTGATTTAGAATTATTTCAAGAACCTAGCTCTAAAGATTTTCAAGAATTGAGTTCGAAATTTAAGTAA
- a CDS encoding acyl-CoA thioesterase, with translation MIDKVPENKVSFKYSFKVTLNDIDGLGHVNNVAYLAWTQMVANMHWEKLASDELKKNVQWFVLRHEVDYVQQAFNNDTITIYTWIEDVKGARSNRVFRIYREDELLVKCKTTWCLIDAKTLKPKRIDNELADLFIV, from the coding sequence ATGATTGATAAAGTTCCGGAAAACAAAGTGTCATTTAAATATTCGTTTAAAGTTACCTTAAATGATATAGATGGATTAGGGCATGTAAATAATGTAGCTTATTTAGCTTGGACGCAAATGGTTGCTAATATGCATTGGGAAAAACTAGCGTCAGATGAACTAAAGAAAAACGTTCAATGGTTTGTGCTTCGGCATGAAGTTGATTATGTGCAGCAAGCCTTTAACAATGACACCATTACTATTTATACTTGGATTGAAGATGTAAAAGGGGCAAGGTCAAATCGGGTTTTTCGAATTTATCGTGAAGACGAGCTTTTAGTGAAGTGTAAAACTACATGGTGTTTGATAGATGCCAAAACTTTAAAACCAAAACGAATTGATAATGAATTAGCGGATTTATTTATCGTTTAA